In one Oncorhynchus nerka isolate Pitt River linkage group LG7, Oner_Uvic_2.0, whole genome shotgun sequence genomic region, the following are encoded:
- the LOC115118827 gene encoding DNA-directed RNA polymerases I, II, and III subunit RPABC4: MDTQKDVQPPKQQPMIYICGECHTENEIKARDPIRCRECGYRIMYKKRTKRLVVFDAR; encoded by the exons ATGGACACTCAAAAAGACGTGCAACCCCCCAAGCAACAGCCTATGATCTACATATGTGGGG AATGCCACACTGAAAATGAAATTAAGGCCCGTGATCCAATCAGATGCAGAGAGTGTGGATACAGAATCATGTACAAGAAGAGAACAAAGAGAT TGGTTGTGTTTGACGCTCGGTGA